In one Diabrotica virgifera virgifera chromosome 5, PGI_DIABVI_V3a genomic region, the following are encoded:
- the LOC114329592 gene encoding solute carrier family 66 member 3, protein MVTSTGNDVITLFANFLSLITVAICFILKIPQILTILKVGNAKGINIIALLMELSSYTIMMSYNYRNGYAILSYLEYPIILVQEIILIVCVLYYKDMLNVSSLAGACVYFLTAASFLLGVVPLGLLAFLVPLCTPIGASSKVVQLYEILRTRNSESVSVLTWFISAFTNFTRVFTICVESMDLTLLLNFTINTFLSSSVMIAAYWFKHPKRE, encoded by the exons ATGGTTACATCTACTGGCAACGATGTTATAAcactatttgctaattttctaAGCTTAATTACTGTTGCGATAtgctttattttaaaaattcctcAAATTTTAACCATTTTAAAAGTTGGAAATGCCAAAGGTATAAATATCATTGCTCTCTTAATGGAGCTATCCAG CTACACCATCATGATGTCCTACAATTATAGAAATGGATATGCGATTTTAAGTTATCTCGAATATCCCATTATACTAGTTCAAGAAATAATACTCATAGTTTGTGTGCTATATTACAAAGATATGCTAAATGTTAGCAGTTTAGCTGGTGCATGTGTTTACTTTTTAACTGCAGCTTCATTTTTACTGGGAGTGGTTCCCCTGGGACTTCTTGCTTTCTTAGTG cCCCTCTGTACACCAATTGGTGCTTCCTCAAAGGTTGTGCAGCTGTATGAGATTTTAAGAACAAGAAATTCAGAATCAGTTAGTGTCCTTACATGGTTTATCTCAGCTTTTACTAATTTTA CTCGGGTATTCACTATATGTGTGGAATCAATGGATCTCACCTTACTTCTTAATTTCACTATTAACACCTTCTTGAGTAGCTCAGTAATGATAGCAGCTTACTGGTTCAAACATCCCAAGAGGGAATAA